Proteins from a genomic interval of Hydrogenophaga sp. PAMC20947:
- a CDS encoding response regulator, with protein sequence MKRVLVVDDNASNLYLLRQLLESSGYAVDEAQHGVEALVKARQCTPDILITDLLMPEMDGYALLRQWKADPTLKGIPSIVYTATYTDPEDARLARDIGADAFIVKPMEADDLLAFVDKTIVEAREGAPSTAPTPALEPEQGLTIYNAYLVRKLEKRSQEMEALAAEREQAIRALQTTERQFRALADHSLDMILQTEPGSVVHWANRAACEGFGRTEAEILCVRRSDLFDESDARLHALLAVREATGRMRGEATALRKDGTPFPVELSSVVYRTAAGETLANVTLRDLSAQKAAEAAYQTSQAVVASLQTAMNAHALLSTADEAGNITYVNDRFCAVSGYSRAELLGQNHRLLRSGLHGPTTYQHLWNTLRTGDVWKSEVCNRAKDGSLFWVDATIVPMKGPHTPVTQYVAIYTDITRRKLADQRRDELEAQLRETQKLQAVGTLASGIAHDFNNIVAAILGFSLLMREEIPPTGDAAEYLNQIQKAGKRARELVQRILSFSRPQPTARKDVVLQDVVQEALAIATATLPASISLQQALQEAPVHVSADATQLQQVLINLYTNAWHAAPAEAARIETGLDIRVFELKDLARPADLPPGQFAHLWIKDNGMGMAPGVRARIFEPFFTTKPTGQGTGLGLSAVRSIVGVHHGAIVVESQPQLGTTFHLYFPVLEARGLAAPTATSAVRPAALRGSPRVLYVDDDEPVALLAQTLLSREGFRVTAFTHAEQALAAVRAHAHDFDLMVTDFNMPGMSGLELARRVQSIRGDLPIAIVSGYIDAELTRQAHAIQIQTLVHKERVPEELADRLRHLLAPLEPAPPSHAP encoded by the coding sequence ATGAAACGTGTTTTGGTTGTCGACGATAACGCGTCCAACCTGTATTTGTTGCGCCAGCTGCTGGAGAGCAGTGGCTATGCCGTTGATGAGGCACAACACGGCGTTGAGGCCCTGGTGAAGGCACGCCAGTGCACGCCAGACATCCTCATCACCGATTTGCTCATGCCCGAGATGGATGGCTACGCCTTGCTGCGGCAATGGAAAGCCGACCCAACGCTCAAAGGCATTCCCAGCATCGTCTACACCGCCACCTACACCGACCCCGAAGATGCCCGCCTGGCGCGCGACATCGGAGCCGATGCCTTCATCGTCAAGCCCATGGAAGCAGACGATTTGCTGGCCTTTGTGGACAAGACCATCGTCGAAGCACGCGAGGGAGCCCCGAGCACAGCCCCAACGCCAGCGCTTGAGCCCGAGCAAGGGCTGACCATCTACAACGCTTACCTGGTTCGAAAACTGGAAAAGCGCTCGCAAGAGATGGAGGCTCTGGCGGCCGAGCGGGAACAGGCGATCCGCGCCCTGCAAACAACCGAGAGGCAGTTCCGCGCCCTGGCCGACCACAGCCTGGACATGATCCTGCAAACGGAACCGGGCAGCGTCGTGCACTGGGCCAACCGAGCGGCCTGCGAAGGCTTTGGACGCACGGAAGCGGAAATTCTCTGCGTCCGTCGCTCCGATCTGTTCGATGAGTCCGATGCCCGCCTCCATGCCCTGCTGGCCGTTCGGGAAGCCACCGGTCGCATGCGAGGCGAAGCAACGGCTCTGCGCAAGGACGGCACCCCTTTTCCCGTCGAACTCAGCAGCGTTGTGTACCGCACGGCAGCAGGCGAAACCCTGGCCAACGTCACCCTGCGCGACCTCAGTGCGCAAAAGGCAGCAGAGGCTGCGTACCAAACCTCACAAGCGGTGGTGGCCAGCCTGCAGACGGCGATGAACGCCCATGCCCTGCTCTCGACCGCCGACGAGGCAGGCAACATCACCTATGTCAACGACCGCTTTTGCGCGGTGTCTGGCTACAGCCGCGCAGAGCTGCTGGGCCAAAACCACCGCCTGCTGCGCTCGGGCCTGCACGGGCCAACGACCTACCAGCACCTGTGGAACACCCTGCGTACCGGTGATGTCTGGAAAAGCGAGGTGTGCAACCGTGCCAAGGACGGCTCGCTGTTCTGGGTGGACGCCACCATCGTCCCCATGAAAGGGCCGCACACCCCCGTCACACAGTACGTGGCCATCTACACCGACATCACCCGGCGCAAGCTGGCCGATCAGCGCAGGGACGAGCTGGAAGCGCAGTTGCGGGAGACCCAGAAACTCCAGGCTGTCGGCACGCTGGCCAGTGGCATCGCCCACGACTTCAACAACATCGTGGCGGCCATTCTGGGCTTCTCGCTGCTGATGCGCGAAGAGATCCCGCCCACAGGCGACGCGGCCGAATACCTGAATCAGATTCAGAAGGCCGGCAAGCGCGCACGCGAACTGGTGCAGCGCATTCTGAGCTTCAGCCGCCCTCAGCCCACGGCACGCAAAGATGTGGTCTTGCAAGATGTGGTGCAGGAAGCCCTGGCCATCGCCACCGCCACGCTGCCCGCGAGCATCTCGCTCCAGCAGGCACTGCAAGAAGCGCCCGTGCACGTGAGCGCCGACGCCACCCAACTGCAACAGGTGCTGATCAACCTCTACACCAACGCCTGGCATGCGGCGCCGGCCGAGGCCGCCCGCATCGAGACCGGTCTGGATATCCGGGTGTTTGAACTGAAAGACCTGGCACGCCCGGCGGACCTGCCGCCCGGCCAGTTTGCCCATCTCTGGATCAAAGACAACGGCATGGGCATGGCGCCCGGTGTACGGGCCCGCATCTTCGAGCCCTTCTTCACGACCAAGCCCACGGGTCAGGGCACGGGCCTGGGTCTGTCTGCCGTGCGCAGCATCGTGGGCGTGCACCATGGCGCCATCGTGGTAGAAAGCCAGCCCCAGCTGGGCACCACCTTTCACCTCTACTTTCCGGTACTAGAGGCGCGCGGCCTGGCAGCGCCCACGGCCACGTCAGCGGTGCGCCCGGCGGCGCTGAGAGGCTCTCCACGGGTCTTGTACGTCGACGACGACGAGCCTGTGGCCCTGCTGGCGCAGACCTTGTTGTCCCGCGAAGGGTTCCGGGTCACAGCGTTCACACACGCCGAACAGGCCCTGGCGGCGGTTCGGGCGCATGCCCACGACTTCGACCTGATGGTCACCGACTTCAACATGCCCGGCATGTCCGGCCTGGAGCTGGCCCGCCGGGTGCAATCGATTCGCGGAGATCTGCCCATTGCCATTGTCTCGGGCTACATTGATGCCGAGCTCACCCGGCAAGCCCACGCTATCCAGATCCAGACCCTGGTCCACAAGGAGCGGGTACCGGAAGAGCTCGCGGACCGCCTGCGCCATTTGCTCGCCCCCCTTGAGCCCGCCCCGCCCAGTCATGCCCCTTGA
- a CDS encoding transporter substrate-binding domain-containing protein — MPLESSALTAPVAGALMKKMAHLRLRGKGWMAMLLLGWTAAWAQAPGTPAPVTALPPLLLGAEEQAWLDQHPVIRIGVDPAYAPYAFFGPDDQPAGIAAEISALVAQQLGVRFEPVRNLSWPDILEAARLRKLDLITTANRSPEREAYLAFSKKYLPTPTVIMTRSDAVRLRNTEALSGQRVALVKAYSSTRAFLDRVPGATPVFVDTPLAGLLAVSAGTAEAYVGVVGINTYLASQSGLSNLAVNTVFDPDNGQNFAVRSDWAPLAPLLDKALASIPPDRMQAIFARWIPITHDQLITPTATLTPHDRTLLAKLPELRVGVLSNRPPFDFINPDGKHVGVSEDTLTLIRQRTGLKTRLVVADHMSDLIQLYQQGDVDLIAAVNSATPAALAADLTEPYFVTALGVFVPRGEVFLGDLSGLLDSQVAVSQEGYANEVLSGFPRIVRVPRASIAQAAQAVLSRDAVYMVAETSSALRSIEEAGLHGLSYAGPLSELPMKLHIAVSPRYAPLRPILNTVLSSISNEEAARVRRQWVGAHVEGGIATRWVLMWGLLLAAFASAGYLAFYGHNRRLRQEITLRTQMSRQLADAHAERDEAAQRFRTMVDTSPNALLLVDQQGRIAQATANAVALFGYTQNELLGQPIELLLPEHSTAAHIKLRDDYIASQSPGRQMNLARDVVARHQTGRPIPVEIRLSPLAFPEGRYVLASVLDITERHETQRQLRESEERFRDLFDHASDLIYVLDLSQEFVYVNASWCKTLGYTAQEANAKPLMEVIAPECQPYAAALREKSMQGENHALVQMVLLTRDKERIEVEGNITQKMVDGKSVSSRGIFRDVTARNRQIAELAVAKQKAEAADHIKSAFLASMSHELRTPLNSVIGFTGILLKRLAGPLNDEQAFQMGIVRESARNLLALVNDVLDISRIEAGELRVAHEPFDLRASIEKTVATVQPLADAASLSLTTDIIGPVDITTGDMRRTEQVLLNLLGNAIKFTRIGGIQLQAEAVDEQWFKVSVTDTGIGIAEADLPILFQPFRQVDNRLARQHEGSGLGLAISLKLAELMGGRLEVQSELGKGSTFTLWLPRTAPAFGNATPTLKNPA, encoded by the coding sequence ATGCCCCTTGAATCCTCCGCGCTCACCGCCCCGGTGGCTGGCGCGTTGATGAAAAAAATGGCACACCTTCGTCTGCGCGGGAAGGGCTGGATGGCCATGCTCTTGCTCGGCTGGACTGCTGCATGGGCGCAGGCGCCAGGCACACCCGCCCCTGTGACGGCGTTGCCCCCCCTTTTGCTGGGTGCCGAAGAACAGGCATGGCTGGATCAACACCCGGTGATCCGCATCGGCGTTGACCCAGCCTACGCCCCCTATGCATTCTTCGGCCCCGACGACCAGCCTGCCGGCATTGCCGCAGAAATCAGCGCGTTGGTGGCGCAACAACTGGGCGTGCGCTTTGAGCCCGTGCGCAACCTGAGCTGGCCCGACATCCTGGAGGCGGCCCGCCTGCGCAAGCTGGACCTGATCACCACCGCCAACCGCAGCCCCGAGCGCGAGGCCTACCTGGCTTTTTCGAAGAAGTACCTGCCCACGCCCACCGTCATCATGACCCGCAGCGACGCCGTTCGGTTGCGGAATACCGAGGCCCTGAGCGGTCAGCGGGTGGCGCTGGTCAAGGCCTACTCATCCACCCGGGCCTTTTTGGACCGGGTGCCCGGCGCGACGCCGGTCTTCGTTGACACCCCGCTGGCCGGTTTGCTGGCCGTCTCAGCGGGCACGGCCGAGGCCTACGTGGGCGTGGTGGGTATCAACACCTACCTGGCCAGCCAGAGCGGTTTGTCCAACCTGGCGGTCAACACCGTTTTTGATCCAGACAACGGGCAAAATTTTGCGGTCCGCAGCGACTGGGCACCGTTGGCCCCGCTGCTCGACAAAGCCCTTGCCAGCATCCCCCCCGATCGGATGCAAGCCATCTTCGCGCGCTGGATTCCGATCACACACGATCAACTGATCACGCCCACCGCAACCCTGACCCCGCACGACCGCACCCTGCTGGCCAAGCTGCCCGAGCTGCGGGTGGGTGTGTTGAGCAACCGCCCCCCGTTTGACTTCATCAACCCAGACGGCAAACATGTCGGCGTGTCAGAAGACACGCTCACCCTGATCCGCCAGCGCACGGGCCTCAAAACCCGGCTGGTCGTCGCGGATCACATGTCGGACCTGATACAGCTGTACCAGCAAGGGGACGTCGACCTGATTGCCGCGGTCAACAGCGCCACGCCGGCGGCCCTCGCTGCCGACCTGACTGAGCCCTATTTCGTGACGGCACTGGGCGTTTTTGTCCCGCGCGGAGAAGTCTTCCTCGGCGATCTGAGCGGGCTGCTCGACAGCCAGGTCGCCGTGAGTCAGGAGGGCTACGCCAACGAAGTGTTGAGCGGCTTCCCACGCATTGTGCGCGTACCACGCGCCTCCATCGCGCAAGCCGCACAAGCCGTGCTCAGCCGCGATGCCGTCTACATGGTGGCCGAAACCTCATCGGCGCTGCGCTCCATCGAAGAGGCGGGTCTGCATGGCCTGAGCTACGCCGGGCCGCTCTCAGAGCTTCCGATGAAGCTGCACATTGCCGTGTCCCCCCGCTATGCGCCGCTTCGACCGATCTTGAATACGGTCCTGTCCAGCATCAGCAACGAAGAGGCGGCCCGGGTCCGACGCCAATGGGTGGGCGCCCACGTCGAAGGAGGGATAGCCACCCGGTGGGTGCTGATGTGGGGCTTGCTCCTTGCCGCGTTCGCCAGCGCTGGCTACCTGGCGTTTTACGGGCACAACCGCAGGCTGCGACAAGAAATCACGCTCAGAACCCAGATGAGCCGTCAGCTGGCCGATGCCCACGCCGAGCGCGACGAAGCTGCGCAGCGCTTTCGCACCATGGTCGACACCTCCCCCAACGCTTTGCTGCTGGTCGATCAGCAAGGGCGGATCGCGCAGGCGACGGCGAACGCGGTGGCGCTGTTCGGGTACACACAGAATGAGCTGTTGGGGCAACCCATCGAGCTCTTGCTACCCGAACACAGCACAGCCGCTCACATCAAATTGCGCGACGACTACATCGCGTCGCAATCGCCTGGCCGGCAGATGAACCTCGCTCGAGACGTGGTGGCCCGGCACCAGACAGGGCGCCCGATTCCAGTGGAGATTCGACTGAGTCCCCTGGCTTTTCCCGAGGGCCGCTACGTATTGGCCTCGGTGCTGGACATCACCGAGCGCCACGAAACCCAGCGCCAGCTGCGCGAAAGCGAGGAACGCTTCCGGGACCTGTTCGACCACGCCAGCGATCTGATCTACGTGCTCGATCTCTCGCAAGAGTTTGTGTATGTCAACGCGAGCTGGTGCAAAACCCTGGGTTACACGGCCCAAGAGGCCAACGCCAAGCCTTTGATGGAGGTGATCGCTCCAGAATGCCAGCCCTATGCCGCAGCCTTGCGCGAGAAGAGCATGCAGGGCGAGAATCATGCTCTGGTGCAAATGGTGCTGCTCACCCGAGACAAGGAGCGCATCGAGGTGGAAGGCAACATCACCCAAAAAATGGTTGATGGAAAATCCGTGTCCAGCCGGGGCATCTTTCGCGATGTGACCGCGCGCAACCGGCAAATCGCTGAACTTGCGGTGGCCAAACAGAAAGCCGAAGCCGCAGACCACATCAAGTCCGCGTTCCTGGCATCCATGAGCCACGAGTTGCGCACACCACTGAACTCTGTGATTGGTTTCACCGGCATCTTGCTCAAGCGCCTGGCGGGGCCGCTCAACGACGAGCAGGCCTTTCAAATGGGCATCGTGCGCGAAAGCGCTCGCAACCTGTTGGCCCTGGTGAACGACGTGCTCGACATCTCACGCATCGAAGCGGGCGAGCTGCGGGTGGCCCACGAGCCCTTTGACCTGAGGGCCTCCATCGAGAAAACCGTGGCCACCGTCCAGCCCCTCGCTGACGCGGCATCCCTCAGCCTGACGACCGACATCATCGGCCCCGTTGACATCACCACGGGAGACATGCGCCGCACAGAGCAGGTGCTGCTCAACCTGCTGGGCAACGCAATCAAATTCACCCGCATCGGCGGCATCCAGCTGCAGGCCGAGGCCGTCGATGAACAGTGGTTCAAGGTCTCGGTGACCGACACCGGCATCGGCATCGCTGAAGCCGACTTGCCCATCTTGTTTCAGCCGTTCCGCCAGGTCGACAACCGCCTCGCCCGACAGCACGAAGGCTCAGGCCTGGGCCTCGCCATTTCGCTCAAACTGGCCGAACTCATGGGCGGGCGTCTGGAGGTGCAAAGCGAACTGGGCAAAGGCAGCACTTTCACGCTTTGGTTGCCCCGCACCGCCCCTGCTTTCGGCAACGCCACACCTACCTTGAAAAACCCCGCATGA
- the aceE gene encoding pyruvate dehydrogenase (acetyl-transferring), homodimeric type, giving the protein MTDASQARYLNTPEGDADPSETAEWREAFNALLASQGPERARFMLDEMARLARAQRVGWQPELNTPYVNTIAVDQQPVFPGDLAIEERLGSLMRWNALAMVVKANQAYGELGGHIASYASAADLFEVGNNHFFHGRTESASFTAGPPQGETAPLGGSAAHAVASVGANHLGDLVFYQPHSAPGVYARAYLEGRLSTDDLLHYRQELTSPAALAGAAQAPETAAASGLARGLCSYPHPYLMPDFWQFPTGSMGIGPISSIYHARFMRYLSHRQLLNNEGRKVWGVFGDGEMDEPESMSALTLAAREGLDNLVWVVNCNLQRLDGPVRGNGRIIDELEKLFAGAGWNVIKLVWGSDWDGLFARDTTGALTRAFANTVDGQMQTFAAKDGRFNRDNFFGQNEALQRLAQGMTDEQIDRLKRGGHDLVKIHAAYAAAAAHKGQPTVILAQTKKGYGMGSAGQGKMTTHSHKKFDETDLIAFRNRFNLPLTDEQVKHLDFYKPADDSPEMLYLHQRRQQLGGFVPKRHTAAEVVNVPPVAQYAHFALQADGKEMSTTMAFVRMLGTLLKDRELGPRIVPIVADEARTFGMANLFKQVGIYSSVGQRYAPEDIGSVLSYREAMDGQILEEGISEAGALASWTAAATSYSVHGMAMLPFYIYYSMFGFQRVGDQIWAAADQRARGFLLGATSGRTTLSGEGLQHQDGTSHLIAATVPNCKAYDPAYAGELAVIIDHGMREMLVEQKDVFYYVTMMNANYAQPSLPAGAEEGVVRGCYKLGVYPPTGRKSDPTKKHVTLMGSGAILTEVVIAAEQLAQTGFEVHVFSVTSWSELARDGAASTDRTAYVARQLASSQGPIIAATDYVRAVPESVRAWLPADRAYTTLGTDGFGRSDTRAALRAFFAVDAASIVRAALAQMHSPST; this is encoded by the coding sequence ATGACTGACGCCAGCCAAGCCCGCTACCTCAATACCCCAGAAGGCGATGCCGACCCCTCCGAAACAGCGGAGTGGCGCGAAGCGTTCAACGCGTTACTGGCCTCACAAGGGCCAGAACGTGCACGCTTCATGCTCGACGAGATGGCGCGGCTGGCACGGGCACAGCGTGTGGGCTGGCAGCCCGAGCTGAACACCCCCTATGTCAACACCATTGCGGTGGACCAGCAGCCCGTGTTCCCTGGCGACCTGGCGATCGAAGAACGGCTGGGTTCACTCATGCGCTGGAACGCCTTGGCCATGGTCGTCAAGGCCAATCAGGCCTACGGCGAGCTTGGCGGCCACATCGCCAGTTACGCCAGCGCGGCCGATCTGTTTGAAGTGGGCAACAACCACTTCTTCCATGGCCGCACAGAGAGCGCCAGTTTCACCGCCGGGCCGCCCCAAGGTGAAACAGCCCCCCTGGGGGGCAGCGCAGCACACGCCGTGGCCAGCGTGGGGGCCAACCATTTGGGCGATCTCGTTTTTTACCAGCCGCACAGCGCACCCGGCGTCTACGCCCGCGCCTACCTCGAAGGCCGCCTGAGCACCGACGACCTGCTGCACTACCGCCAGGAACTCACCTCGCCAGCCGCTTTGGCCGGCGCCGCTCAAGCGCCCGAAACCGCCGCCGCCAGCGGCCTGGCGCGCGGCCTGTGCAGCTACCCGCATCCGTACCTGATGCCCGATTTCTGGCAGTTCCCCACCGGCTCCATGGGCATCGGCCCCATCAGCTCGATCTACCACGCGCGCTTCATGCGCTACCTCTCACACCGCCAGCTGCTCAACAACGAAGGCCGCAAGGTGTGGGGCGTGTTCGGCGACGGCGAGATGGACGAGCCCGAGAGCATGAGCGCGCTCACCCTCGCCGCGCGCGAAGGCCTGGACAACCTGGTCTGGGTCGTCAACTGCAATCTGCAACGCCTCGACGGCCCGGTGCGAGGCAACGGCCGCATCATCGACGAGCTGGAAAAACTCTTCGCCGGCGCCGGCTGGAACGTGATCAAACTGGTGTGGGGCTCCGACTGGGACGGCCTCTTCGCCCGCGACACCACCGGCGCCCTCACCCGCGCCTTCGCCAACACGGTGGACGGCCAGATGCAAACCTTTGCCGCCAAAGACGGCCGCTTTAACCGCGACAACTTCTTTGGCCAGAACGAAGCGCTGCAGCGCCTGGCCCAGGGCATGACCGACGAGCAGATCGACCGCCTGAAGCGCGGCGGCCACGATCTTGTAAAAATCCACGCCGCCTACGCGGCTGCGGCCGCCCACAAGGGCCAGCCCACGGTGATCCTGGCCCAGACCAAAAAGGGCTACGGCATGGGCAGCGCCGGTCAGGGCAAGATGACCACGCACAGCCACAAGAAATTCGACGAAACCGACCTCATCGCGTTTCGCAACCGTTTCAACCTGCCCTTGACCGATGAGCAGGTGAAGCATCTGGATTTTTACAAACCCGCTGACGACAGCCCCGAGATGCTGTACCTGCACCAACGGCGCCAGCAACTGGGTGGTTTTGTGCCCAAAAGGCACACCGCTGCCGAGGTCGTGAACGTGCCGCCCGTGGCGCAATATGCCCATTTCGCGCTGCAGGCCGACGGCAAGGAAATGAGCACCACCATGGCCTTCGTGCGCATGCTGGGCACCCTGCTCAAAGACCGTGAGCTGGGCCCGCGCATCGTGCCCATCGTGGCCGACGAAGCGCGCACCTTCGGCATGGCCAACTTGTTCAAGCAGGTGGGCATTTACTCGAGCGTCGGCCAGCGCTACGCGCCCGAAGACATCGGCTCGGTGCTGAGCTACCGCGAAGCCATGGACGGACAGATCCTCGAAGAAGGCATTTCAGAAGCCGGCGCGCTCGCCAGCTGGACGGCCGCCGCCACCAGCTACAGCGTGCACGGCATGGCCATGCTGCCCTTCTACATCTATTACTCGATGTTTGGCTTCCAGCGCGTGGGCGACCAGATCTGGGCCGCCGCCGACCAACGCGCCCGCGGCTTCCTGCTGGGCGCCACCTCGGGGCGCACCACGCTCAGTGGCGAAGGCCTGCAACACCAGGACGGCACCAGCCACCTGATCGCCGCCACTGTCCCCAACTGCAAAGCCTACGACCCGGCCTACGCCGGCGAGCTGGCCGTCATCATCGACCACGGCATGCGCGAGATGCTGGTTGAGCAGAAAGACGTGTTCTATTACGTCACCATGATGAACGCCAACTACGCGCAGCCGAGCTTGCCAGCCGGCGCCGAAGAAGGCGTGGTGCGCGGTTGCTACAAGCTGGGGGTCTACCCGCCCACAGGTCGCAAGAGCGATCCAACCAAAAAACACGTCACCCTCATGGGCTCGGGCGCCATCCTGACCGAGGTGGTGATCGCCGCCGAGCAGCTGGCTCAAACCGGTTTTGAGGTGCACGTGTTCAGCGTCACCAGCTGGAGCGAGCTGGCCCGCGACGGTGCAGCGAGCACGGACCGCACAGCCTATGTCGCCCGACAACTGGCCAGCAGCCAAGGGCCCATCATCGCGGCCACCGACTACGTGCGCGCCGTGCCCGAGAGCGTGCGGGCCTGGCTGCCTGCCGACCGTGCGTACACCACGCTGGGCACCGACGGCTTTGGCCGCAGCGATACCCGGGCGGCCCTGCGAGCCTTCTTTGCCGTGGATGCCGCCAGCATCGTCCGTGCGGCCCTGGCACAAATGCACTCGCCATCCACCTGA